Proteins encoded in a region of the Marmota flaviventris isolate mMarFla1 chromosome 3, mMarFla1.hap1, whole genome shotgun sequence genome:
- the Calcoco1 gene encoding calcium-binding and coiled-coil domain-containing protein 1 isoform X2 — protein MEESSLSRTLSRGGVNFLNVARTYIPNTKVECHYTLPPGTMPSASDWIGIFKVEAACVRDYHTFVWSSVPDSTTDGSPIHASVQFQASYLPKPGAQLYQFRYVNRQGRVCGQSPPFQFREPRPMDELVTLEEADGGSDILLVVPKATVLQNQLDESQQERNDLMQLKLQLEGQVAELRSRVQELDTALVTARQEHAELTEQYKGLSRSHGELTEERDILSRQQGDHVARILELEDDIQTISEKVLTKEVELDRVRDAVKALTREQEKLLGQLKEVQADKEQNEAELQMAQQENHRLNVELQEAKGWQEEQSAQAQRLKDKLAQMKDTLGQAQQRVAELEPLKEQLRGAQELAASSQQKAALLGEELASAAGARDRTIAELHRSRLEVAEVTGRLAELSLHLKEEKCQWSKERAGLLQSVEAEKDKILKLSAEILRLEKAVQEERTQNQVFKTELAREKDSSLVQLSESKRELTELRSALRVLQKEKEQLQVEKQELLEYMRKLEARLEKVADEKWNEDAATEDEETTAGLSCPAPLTDSEDESPEDMRLPPYGLCERGDPSSSPAGPREASPLVVISQPAPIAPHLSGPAEDSSSDSEAEDEKSVLMAAVQSGGEEANLLLPELGSAFYDMASGFTVGPLSEASTGGPATPPWKECPICKERFPAESDKDALEDHMDGHFFFSTQDPFTFE, from the exons ATGGAAGAATCATCACTAAGCCGGACACTGTCCCGGGGAGGAGTCAACTTTCTGAATGTTGCCCGGACCTACATCCCCAACACCAAGGTGGAATGTCACTATACCCTCCCACCAGGCACCATGCCCAGTGCCAGTGACTGGATTGGCATTTTCAAG GTCGAGGCTGCCTGTGTTCGGGATTACCACACGTTTGTGTGGTCTTCAGTGCCTGATAGTACCACTGATGGTTCTCCTATCCATGCCAGTGTTCAATTCCAAG CCAGCTACCTGCCCAAACCAGGAGCACAGCTCTACCAGTTCCGATATGTGAACCGCCAGGGCCGGGTATGTGGTCAGAGCCCTCCCTTCCAGTTCCGAGAGCCAAGGCCCATGGATGAGCTGGTGACCCTGGAGGAGGCTGATGGAGGCTCTGACATCCTGCTGGTTGTCCCCAAGGCCACCGTGCTTCAA AACCAACTGGATGAGAGCCAGCAAGAACGGAATGACCTGATGCAGCTGAAGTTGCAGCTGGAGGGGCAGGTGGCAGAGCTGAGGAGCAGAGTGCAAGAGCTTGACACGGCTTTGGTGACTGCCAGGCAGGAGCATGCAGAGCTGACAGAGCAGTACAAG GGGCTTTCCCGGTCCCATGGGGAGCTCACAGAAGAGAGGGACATCCTGAGCCGCCAACAGGGAGACCATGTGGCACGCATCCTAGAGCTGGAAGATGACATTCAGACCATCAGTGAGAAAGTGCTGACAAAGGAGGTGGAGCTGGACAG GGTCAGAGACGCAGTTAAGGCCCTGACTCGGGAACAAGAGAAGCTCCTGGGGCAGCTGAAGGAAGTCCAAGCAGACAAGGAGCAAAACGAG GCTGAGCTCCAAATGGCACAACAGGAGAACCACCGCTTAAATGTGGAGCTGCAGGAGGCCAAGGGCTGGCAAGAAGAGCAGAGTGCTCAGGCCCAGAGACTGAAGGACAAGTTGGCCCAAATGAAGGACACCTTAGGCCAGGCCCAGCAGCGAGTG GCTGAGCTGGAACCCCTGAAGGAGCAGCTTCGAGGAGCCCAGGAGCTTGCAGCCTCAAGCCAGCAGAAGGCTGCCCTTCTTGGGGAGGAGTTGGCCAGTGCAGCAGGAGCCAGGGACCGCACCATAGCGGAATTACACCGCAGCCGCCTGGAAGTGGCTGAAGTCACCGGCAGGCTGGCTGAGCTCAGTCTGCACCTGAAGGAGGAAAAATGCCAGTGGAGCAAGGAGCGGGCAGGGTTGCTGCAAAGTGTGGAG GCAGAGAAGGACAAGATCCTGAAGCTTAGCGCAGAGATCCTTCGGCTGGAAAAGGCAGTTCAGGAGGAGAGGACCCAGAACCAAGTGTTCAAGACTGAACTGGCCCGGGAAAAGGATTCTAGCCTG GTGCAGTTGTCAGAGAGTAAGCGCGAGTTGACAGAGCTGCGGTCCGCCCTGCGTGTgctccagaaagaaaaagagcagtTGCAGGTAGAAAAGCAG GAACTGCTAGAGTACATGAGAAAGCTGGAGGCCCGCCTGGAGAAGGTGGCAGATGAGAAGTGGAATGAGGATGCTGCCACAGAGGATGAGGAGACCACTGCGGGGCTGA GCTGCCCAGCGCCTCTCACAGACTCAGAGGATGAGTCCCCAGAAGACATGAGGCTCCCGCCCTATGGCCTGTGTGAGCGTGGAGACCCAAGCTCTTCTCCTGCTGGGCCCCGAGAGGCTTCTCCCCTGGTTGTCATCAGCCAGCCGGCTCCCATTGCTCCCCACCTCTCAGGGCCAGCTGAGGACAGTAGCTCTGACTCG gaggctgaggacGAAAAATCAGTCCTGATGGCCGCTGTGCAGAGTGGGGGTGAGGAGGCCAACCTGCTGCTTCCTGAACTGGGCAGTGCCTTCTATGACATGGCCAG
- the Calcoco1 gene encoding calcium-binding and coiled-coil domain-containing protein 1 isoform X1, with amino-acid sequence MEESSLSRTLSRGGVNFLNVARTYIPNTKVECHYTLPPGTMPSASDWIGIFKVEAACVRDYHTFVWSSVPDSTTDGSPIHASVQFQASYLPKPGAQLYQFRYVNRQGRVCGQSPPFQFREPRPMDELVTLEEADGGSDILLVVPKATVLQNQLDESQQERNDLMQLKLQLEGQVAELRSRVQELDTALVTARQEHAELTEQYKGLSRSHGELTEERDILSRQQGDHVARILELEDDIQTISEKVLTKEVELDRVRDAVKALTREQEKLLGQLKEVQADKEQNEAELQMAQQENHRLNVELQEAKGWQEEQSAQAQRLKDKLAQMKDTLGQAQQRVAELEPLKEQLRGAQELAASSQQKAALLGEELASAAGARDRTIAELHRSRLEVAEVTGRLAELSLHLKEEKCQWSKERAGLLQSVEAEKDKILKLSAEILRLEKAVQEERTQNQVFKTELAREKDSSLVQLSESKRELTELRSALRVLQKEKEQLQVEKQELLEYMRKLEARLEKVADEKWNEDAATEDEETTAGLSCPAPLTDSEDESPEDMRLPPYGLCERGDPSSSPAGPREASPLVVISQPAPIAPHLSGPAEDSSSDSEAEDEKSVLMAAVQSGGEEANLLLPELGSAFYDMASTIFRGAQIALHPLSPAPTPSPTTSGFTVGPLSEASTGGPATPPWKECPICKERFPAESDKDALEDHMDGHFFFSTQDPFTFE; translated from the exons ATGGAAGAATCATCACTAAGCCGGACACTGTCCCGGGGAGGAGTCAACTTTCTGAATGTTGCCCGGACCTACATCCCCAACACCAAGGTGGAATGTCACTATACCCTCCCACCAGGCACCATGCCCAGTGCCAGTGACTGGATTGGCATTTTCAAG GTCGAGGCTGCCTGTGTTCGGGATTACCACACGTTTGTGTGGTCTTCAGTGCCTGATAGTACCACTGATGGTTCTCCTATCCATGCCAGTGTTCAATTCCAAG CCAGCTACCTGCCCAAACCAGGAGCACAGCTCTACCAGTTCCGATATGTGAACCGCCAGGGCCGGGTATGTGGTCAGAGCCCTCCCTTCCAGTTCCGAGAGCCAAGGCCCATGGATGAGCTGGTGACCCTGGAGGAGGCTGATGGAGGCTCTGACATCCTGCTGGTTGTCCCCAAGGCCACCGTGCTTCAA AACCAACTGGATGAGAGCCAGCAAGAACGGAATGACCTGATGCAGCTGAAGTTGCAGCTGGAGGGGCAGGTGGCAGAGCTGAGGAGCAGAGTGCAAGAGCTTGACACGGCTTTGGTGACTGCCAGGCAGGAGCATGCAGAGCTGACAGAGCAGTACAAG GGGCTTTCCCGGTCCCATGGGGAGCTCACAGAAGAGAGGGACATCCTGAGCCGCCAACAGGGAGACCATGTGGCACGCATCCTAGAGCTGGAAGATGACATTCAGACCATCAGTGAGAAAGTGCTGACAAAGGAGGTGGAGCTGGACAG GGTCAGAGACGCAGTTAAGGCCCTGACTCGGGAACAAGAGAAGCTCCTGGGGCAGCTGAAGGAAGTCCAAGCAGACAAGGAGCAAAACGAG GCTGAGCTCCAAATGGCACAACAGGAGAACCACCGCTTAAATGTGGAGCTGCAGGAGGCCAAGGGCTGGCAAGAAGAGCAGAGTGCTCAGGCCCAGAGACTGAAGGACAAGTTGGCCCAAATGAAGGACACCTTAGGCCAGGCCCAGCAGCGAGTG GCTGAGCTGGAACCCCTGAAGGAGCAGCTTCGAGGAGCCCAGGAGCTTGCAGCCTCAAGCCAGCAGAAGGCTGCCCTTCTTGGGGAGGAGTTGGCCAGTGCAGCAGGAGCCAGGGACCGCACCATAGCGGAATTACACCGCAGCCGCCTGGAAGTGGCTGAAGTCACCGGCAGGCTGGCTGAGCTCAGTCTGCACCTGAAGGAGGAAAAATGCCAGTGGAGCAAGGAGCGGGCAGGGTTGCTGCAAAGTGTGGAG GCAGAGAAGGACAAGATCCTGAAGCTTAGCGCAGAGATCCTTCGGCTGGAAAAGGCAGTTCAGGAGGAGAGGACCCAGAACCAAGTGTTCAAGACTGAACTGGCCCGGGAAAAGGATTCTAGCCTG GTGCAGTTGTCAGAGAGTAAGCGCGAGTTGACAGAGCTGCGGTCCGCCCTGCGTGTgctccagaaagaaaaagagcagtTGCAGGTAGAAAAGCAG GAACTGCTAGAGTACATGAGAAAGCTGGAGGCCCGCCTGGAGAAGGTGGCAGATGAGAAGTGGAATGAGGATGCTGCCACAGAGGATGAGGAGACCACTGCGGGGCTGA GCTGCCCAGCGCCTCTCACAGACTCAGAGGATGAGTCCCCAGAAGACATGAGGCTCCCGCCCTATGGCCTGTGTGAGCGTGGAGACCCAAGCTCTTCTCCTGCTGGGCCCCGAGAGGCTTCTCCCCTGGTTGTCATCAGCCAGCCGGCTCCCATTGCTCCCCACCTCTCAGGGCCAGCTGAGGACAGTAGCTCTGACTCG gaggctgaggacGAAAAATCAGTCCTGATGGCCGCTGTGCAGAGTGGGGGTGAGGAGGCCAACCTGCTGCTTCCTGAACTGGGCAGTGCCTTCTATGACATGGCCAG CACCATCTTCCGTGGAGCCCAAATTGCCCTGCATCCCCTCTCTCCTGCCCCTACCCCTTCCCCAACCACCAG
- the Calcoco1 gene encoding calcium-binding and coiled-coil domain-containing protein 1 isoform X3: protein MEESSLSRTLSRGGVNFLNVARTYIPNTKVECHYTLPPGTMPSASDWIGIFKVEAACVRDYHTFVWSSVPDSTTDGSPIHASVQFQASYLPKPGAQLYQFRYVNRQGRVCGQSPPFQFREPRPMDELVTLEEADGGSDILLVVPKATVLQNQLDESQQERNDLMQLKLQLEGQVAELRSRVQELDTALVTARQEHAELTEQYKGLSRSHGELTEERDILSRQQGDHVARILELEDDIQTISEKVLTKEVELDRVRDAVKALTREQEKLLGQLKEVQADKEQNEAELQMAQQENHRLNVELQEAKGWQEEQSAQAQRLKDKLAQMKDTLGQAQQRVAELEPLKEQLRGAQELAASSQQKAALLGEELASAAGARDRTIAELHRSRLEVAEVTGRLAELSLHLKEEKCQWSKERAGLLQSVEAEKDKILKLSAEILRLEKAVQEERTQNQVFKTELAREKDSSLVQLSESKRELTELRSALRVLQKEKEQLQVEKQELLEYMRKLEARLEKVADEKWNEDAATEDEETTAGLSCPAPLTDSEDESPEDMRLPPYGLCERGDPSSSPAGPREASPLVVISQPAPIAPHLSGPAEDSSSDSEAEDEKSVLMAAVQSGGEEANLLLPELGSAFYDMASTIFRGAQIALHPLSPAPTPSPTTR, encoded by the exons ATGGAAGAATCATCACTAAGCCGGACACTGTCCCGGGGAGGAGTCAACTTTCTGAATGTTGCCCGGACCTACATCCCCAACACCAAGGTGGAATGTCACTATACCCTCCCACCAGGCACCATGCCCAGTGCCAGTGACTGGATTGGCATTTTCAAG GTCGAGGCTGCCTGTGTTCGGGATTACCACACGTTTGTGTGGTCTTCAGTGCCTGATAGTACCACTGATGGTTCTCCTATCCATGCCAGTGTTCAATTCCAAG CCAGCTACCTGCCCAAACCAGGAGCACAGCTCTACCAGTTCCGATATGTGAACCGCCAGGGCCGGGTATGTGGTCAGAGCCCTCCCTTCCAGTTCCGAGAGCCAAGGCCCATGGATGAGCTGGTGACCCTGGAGGAGGCTGATGGAGGCTCTGACATCCTGCTGGTTGTCCCCAAGGCCACCGTGCTTCAA AACCAACTGGATGAGAGCCAGCAAGAACGGAATGACCTGATGCAGCTGAAGTTGCAGCTGGAGGGGCAGGTGGCAGAGCTGAGGAGCAGAGTGCAAGAGCTTGACACGGCTTTGGTGACTGCCAGGCAGGAGCATGCAGAGCTGACAGAGCAGTACAAG GGGCTTTCCCGGTCCCATGGGGAGCTCACAGAAGAGAGGGACATCCTGAGCCGCCAACAGGGAGACCATGTGGCACGCATCCTAGAGCTGGAAGATGACATTCAGACCATCAGTGAGAAAGTGCTGACAAAGGAGGTGGAGCTGGACAG GGTCAGAGACGCAGTTAAGGCCCTGACTCGGGAACAAGAGAAGCTCCTGGGGCAGCTGAAGGAAGTCCAAGCAGACAAGGAGCAAAACGAG GCTGAGCTCCAAATGGCACAACAGGAGAACCACCGCTTAAATGTGGAGCTGCAGGAGGCCAAGGGCTGGCAAGAAGAGCAGAGTGCTCAGGCCCAGAGACTGAAGGACAAGTTGGCCCAAATGAAGGACACCTTAGGCCAGGCCCAGCAGCGAGTG GCTGAGCTGGAACCCCTGAAGGAGCAGCTTCGAGGAGCCCAGGAGCTTGCAGCCTCAAGCCAGCAGAAGGCTGCCCTTCTTGGGGAGGAGTTGGCCAGTGCAGCAGGAGCCAGGGACCGCACCATAGCGGAATTACACCGCAGCCGCCTGGAAGTGGCTGAAGTCACCGGCAGGCTGGCTGAGCTCAGTCTGCACCTGAAGGAGGAAAAATGCCAGTGGAGCAAGGAGCGGGCAGGGTTGCTGCAAAGTGTGGAG GCAGAGAAGGACAAGATCCTGAAGCTTAGCGCAGAGATCCTTCGGCTGGAAAAGGCAGTTCAGGAGGAGAGGACCCAGAACCAAGTGTTCAAGACTGAACTGGCCCGGGAAAAGGATTCTAGCCTG GTGCAGTTGTCAGAGAGTAAGCGCGAGTTGACAGAGCTGCGGTCCGCCCTGCGTGTgctccagaaagaaaaagagcagtTGCAGGTAGAAAAGCAG GAACTGCTAGAGTACATGAGAAAGCTGGAGGCCCGCCTGGAGAAGGTGGCAGATGAGAAGTGGAATGAGGATGCTGCCACAGAGGATGAGGAGACCACTGCGGGGCTGA GCTGCCCAGCGCCTCTCACAGACTCAGAGGATGAGTCCCCAGAAGACATGAGGCTCCCGCCCTATGGCCTGTGTGAGCGTGGAGACCCAAGCTCTTCTCCTGCTGGGCCCCGAGAGGCTTCTCCCCTGGTTGTCATCAGCCAGCCGGCTCCCATTGCTCCCCACCTCTCAGGGCCAGCTGAGGACAGTAGCTCTGACTCG gaggctgaggacGAAAAATCAGTCCTGATGGCCGCTGTGCAGAGTGGGGGTGAGGAGGCCAACCTGCTGCTTCCTGAACTGGGCAGTGCCTTCTATGACATGGCCAG CACCATCTTCCGTGGAGCCCAAATTGCCCTGCATCCCCTCTCTCCTGCCCCTACCCCTTCCCCAACCACCAGGTA
- the Calcoco1 gene encoding calcium-binding and coiled-coil domain-containing protein 1 isoform X4: MEESSLSRTLSRGGVNFLNVARTYIPNTKVECHYTLPPGTMPSASDWIGIFKVEAACVRDYHTFVWSSVPDSTTDGSPIHASVQFQASYLPKPGAQLYQFRYVNRQGRVCGQSPPFQFREPRPMDELVTLEEADGGSDILLVVPKATVLQNQLDESQQERNDLMQLKLQLEGQVAELRSRVQELDTALVTARQEHAELTEQYKGLSRSHGELTEERDILSRQQGDHVARILELEDDIQTISEKVLTKEVELDRVRDAVKALTREQEKLLGQLKEVQADKEQNEAELQMAQQENHRLNVELQEAKGWQEEQSAQAQRLKDKLAQMKDTLGQAQQRVAELEPLKEQLRGAQELAASSQQKAALLGEELASAAGARDRTIAELHRSRLEVAEVTGRLAELSLHLKEEKCQWSKERAGLLQSVEAEKDKILKLSAEILRLEKAVQEERTQNQVFKTELAREKDSSLVQLSESKRELTELRSALRVLQKEKEQLQVEKQELLEYMRKLEARLEKVADEKWNEDAATEDEETTAGLSCPAPLTDSEDESPEDMRLPPYGLCERGDPSSSPAGPREASPLVVISQPAPIAPHLSGPAEDSSSDSSRGGTQGLLLARQALYH, translated from the exons ATGGAAGAATCATCACTAAGCCGGACACTGTCCCGGGGAGGAGTCAACTTTCTGAATGTTGCCCGGACCTACATCCCCAACACCAAGGTGGAATGTCACTATACCCTCCCACCAGGCACCATGCCCAGTGCCAGTGACTGGATTGGCATTTTCAAG GTCGAGGCTGCCTGTGTTCGGGATTACCACACGTTTGTGTGGTCTTCAGTGCCTGATAGTACCACTGATGGTTCTCCTATCCATGCCAGTGTTCAATTCCAAG CCAGCTACCTGCCCAAACCAGGAGCACAGCTCTACCAGTTCCGATATGTGAACCGCCAGGGCCGGGTATGTGGTCAGAGCCCTCCCTTCCAGTTCCGAGAGCCAAGGCCCATGGATGAGCTGGTGACCCTGGAGGAGGCTGATGGAGGCTCTGACATCCTGCTGGTTGTCCCCAAGGCCACCGTGCTTCAA AACCAACTGGATGAGAGCCAGCAAGAACGGAATGACCTGATGCAGCTGAAGTTGCAGCTGGAGGGGCAGGTGGCAGAGCTGAGGAGCAGAGTGCAAGAGCTTGACACGGCTTTGGTGACTGCCAGGCAGGAGCATGCAGAGCTGACAGAGCAGTACAAG GGGCTTTCCCGGTCCCATGGGGAGCTCACAGAAGAGAGGGACATCCTGAGCCGCCAACAGGGAGACCATGTGGCACGCATCCTAGAGCTGGAAGATGACATTCAGACCATCAGTGAGAAAGTGCTGACAAAGGAGGTGGAGCTGGACAG GGTCAGAGACGCAGTTAAGGCCCTGACTCGGGAACAAGAGAAGCTCCTGGGGCAGCTGAAGGAAGTCCAAGCAGACAAGGAGCAAAACGAG GCTGAGCTCCAAATGGCACAACAGGAGAACCACCGCTTAAATGTGGAGCTGCAGGAGGCCAAGGGCTGGCAAGAAGAGCAGAGTGCTCAGGCCCAGAGACTGAAGGACAAGTTGGCCCAAATGAAGGACACCTTAGGCCAGGCCCAGCAGCGAGTG GCTGAGCTGGAACCCCTGAAGGAGCAGCTTCGAGGAGCCCAGGAGCTTGCAGCCTCAAGCCAGCAGAAGGCTGCCCTTCTTGGGGAGGAGTTGGCCAGTGCAGCAGGAGCCAGGGACCGCACCATAGCGGAATTACACCGCAGCCGCCTGGAAGTGGCTGAAGTCACCGGCAGGCTGGCTGAGCTCAGTCTGCACCTGAAGGAGGAAAAATGCCAGTGGAGCAAGGAGCGGGCAGGGTTGCTGCAAAGTGTGGAG GCAGAGAAGGACAAGATCCTGAAGCTTAGCGCAGAGATCCTTCGGCTGGAAAAGGCAGTTCAGGAGGAGAGGACCCAGAACCAAGTGTTCAAGACTGAACTGGCCCGGGAAAAGGATTCTAGCCTG GTGCAGTTGTCAGAGAGTAAGCGCGAGTTGACAGAGCTGCGGTCCGCCCTGCGTGTgctccagaaagaaaaagagcagtTGCAGGTAGAAAAGCAG GAACTGCTAGAGTACATGAGAAAGCTGGAGGCCCGCCTGGAGAAGGTGGCAGATGAGAAGTGGAATGAGGATGCTGCCACAGAGGATGAGGAGACCACTGCGGGGCTGA GCTGCCCAGCGCCTCTCACAGACTCAGAGGATGAGTCCCCAGAAGACATGAGGCTCCCGCCCTATGGCCTGTGTGAGCGTGGAGACCCAAGCTCTTCTCCTGCTGGGCCCCGAGAGGCTTCTCCCCTGGTTGTCATCAGCCAGCCGGCTCCCATTGCTCCCCACCTCTCAGGGCCAGCTGAGGACAGTAGCTCTGACTCG agccgaggaggaacccagggcctgttgcttgctagacaagcactctaccactga